One genomic window of Hydra vulgaris chromosome 03, alternate assembly HydraT2T_AEP includes the following:
- the LOC105845253 gene encoding uncharacterized protein LOC105845253 gives MNIQHIFIFAGALILIHCLPSEWNASGNKKQSIDKNSKNSYGADADDEYQSGGEDVIEGKDNADGEDDKTVEDKDEGSVALISSGQNLNHHNVASYGGGGGGYGGGYGGRGGGYGGRGGGRGYGGGGRGGYGGRGGGGYGGGGGGYGGGGYGGGYGR, from the coding sequence atgaacatacaacatatttttatttttgctggtgctttaattttaatacattgtttgcCTTCAGAATGGAATGCTAgtggaaataaaaaacaaagtattgacaaaaatagtaaaaacagtTATGGAGCTGATGCTGATGATGAATATCAAAGCGGTGGTGAAGATGTAATTGAAGGTAAAGATAATGCCGATGGTGAAGATGATAAAACCGTCGAAGATAAAGATGAAGGTAGTGTTGCATTAATCAGTAGTGGACAAAATCTAAACCACCACAATGTAGCTTCATATGGAGGCGGAGGAGGTGGATACGGAGGCGGATACGGAGGCAGAGGGGGAGGATATGGGGGTAGAGGGGGAGGTAGAGGATATGGAGGTGGCGGTAGAGGTGGATATGGAGGTCGTGGAGGCGGGGGTTATGGAGGTGGAGGTGGAGGATACGGGGGTGGTGGATACGGAGGTGGTTATGGTCGTTAA
- the LOC105845252 gene encoding uncharacterized protein LOC105845252, producing MNLKVICFAAGFVALASCLPEWGGGGWGGGGDSGRNHWGGNRFEGGGHGEHEGPQGHHGGGGYGGGGFGGGGYGGGGYGGGGYGGGHHGGGGGGGYDDGEHDHHHGHGGHGGEGGDHGYGGGDY from the coding sequence atgaatttaaaagttatttgttttgcTGCTGGCTTTGTAGCCTTAGCTAGTTGTTTACCAGAATGGGGAGGAGGTGGCTGGGGAGGTGGTGGTGATAGTGGTAGAAATCATTGGGGAGGTAATCGTTTTGAAGGCGGTGGTCATGGTGAACACGAAGGACCACAAGGACATCACGGTGGAGGCGGATATGGAGGTGGTGGATTTGGAGGAGGCGGATATGGTGGAGGCGGATATGGTGGAGGCGGATATGGTGGTGGACATCACGGTGGTGGCGGTGGTGGTGGTTACGATGACGGAGAACATGATCATCACCATGGACATGGTGGCCACGGTGGAGAAGGTGGAGATCATGGATACGGTGGAGGCGATTATTAA